A single Nisaea sp. DNA region contains:
- a CDS encoding DsbA family oxidoreductase, translated as MTQIDIFSDVICPWCFIGKRRLERALKARPLPNLTIQWRAFQLNPEMPAEGMDRQAYLENKFGGPDRATQIYDNIKRMGDGEGIDFRFDLIQRTPNTVLAHRTINLATVMGTSDALMERMFVAYFTKGVDIGEIDNLVELAEQSGMKPDDTREWLESTGGTSEVMAETRFAYENGINGVPCFIFNRQYAVSGAQEPEAFFPLFDMDSSDNTVVANQA; from the coding sequence ATGACCCAGATCGATATTTTCTCCGACGTAATTTGCCCATGGTGTTTCATCGGCAAACGACGTCTTGAACGGGCATTGAAGGCTCGGCCGTTGCCGAACCTGACCATTCAGTGGCGGGCGTTCCAGTTGAATCCGGAAATGCCGGCCGAAGGCATGGACCGGCAGGCTTATCTCGAGAACAAATTCGGCGGCCCGGATCGGGCAACGCAGATCTATGACAACATCAAGCGCATGGGCGACGGAGAGGGAATTGATTTCCGCTTTGACCTGATCCAGCGCACGCCAAATACGGTCCTTGCGCATCGCACGATCAATCTTGCGACTGTCATGGGCACGTCGGACGCATTGATGGAGAGAATGTTCGTCGCCTATTTCACCAAAGGCGTCGATATCGGTGAGATAGATAACCTGGTGGAACTGGCCGAACAGTCAGGCATGAAGCCGGACGATACCCGCGAATGGCTCGAAAGCACCGGCGGCACCAGTGAAGTGATGGCCGAAACCCGGTTTGCCTACGAAAATGGCATCAACGGTGTGCCCTGCTTCATCTTCAACCGGCAATATGCGGTTTCCGGCGCACAAGAGCCGGAAGCCTTCTTCCCGTTGTTTGATATGGACAGCTCGGACAATACCGTGGTGGCCAATCAGGCCTAA
- a CDS encoding peptide chain release factor 3: MSSLDDAVGRRRTFAIIAHPDAGKTTLTEKLLLFGGAIQMAGAVKARGQQRRAHSDWMKVERERGISVASSVMTFDYGNNTFNLLDTPGHEDFSEDTYRTLTAVDSAIMVIDGAKGIEEQTLKLFEVCRLRDVPIITFVNKMDREARDSFELLDEIEQKLALDVTPASWPIGMGKAFKGCYDLLNDKLILMDRGSHDAPDQGLTCNGLDDPKLDELLPASAAKQLREEVEMARGLCPDFDPEAFLGGSMTPVYFGSAVNNFGVRELLGGVARYAPPPRPQATKTREVTPAEKKVSAFIFKIQANMDPKHRDRIAFARICSGHFKRGAKLKHVRSGKLMNIHNPVMFLAQDREIADEAWPGDIIGIPNHGNLRIGDALTEGEDLQFNGIPSFAPELLQRVRPTDPLRAKHLEKAVVQLAEEGAAKAFKTRIGGSWIVGVVGALQFEVLADRIRTEYDVPVSFETAGLYTARWLEAEDPAELKKFIEANQGDLADDHDNMPVFMARNGWHLQHTAENWPKIKFLKVKEQMA; the protein is encoded by the coding sequence ATGAGTTCCCTTGACGACGCTGTGGGGCGCCGGCGCACTTTCGCGATCATCGCGCACCCGGATGCCGGTAAGACCACTTTGACCGAGAAGCTGCTCCTGTTCGGGGGCGCAATTCAGATGGCCGGTGCCGTTAAGGCGCGCGGACAGCAGCGGCGTGCCCATTCCGACTGGATGAAGGTCGAGCGCGAGCGAGGCATTTCCGTCGCCTCGTCGGTGATGACCTTCGATTACGGGAACAACACCTTCAACCTGCTCGACACGCCAGGCCATGAAGATTTCTCGGAGGACACCTACCGGACCCTGACGGCCGTCGATAGCGCCATCATGGTGATCGACGGCGCGAAAGGCATAGAGGAGCAGACCCTCAAACTGTTCGAGGTCTGCCGCCTGCGCGACGTCCCGATCATTACCTTCGTCAACAAGATGGACCGCGAGGCACGGGACAGTTTCGAGCTGCTGGATGAAATCGAGCAGAAACTGGCTCTGGATGTGACGCCGGCAAGCTGGCCGATCGGCATGGGGAAAGCCTTCAAGGGGTGTTACGACCTGCTGAACGACAAGCTGATCCTGATGGATCGCGGCAGCCACGATGCACCGGACCAGGGGCTAACCTGCAACGGGCTGGACGATCCGAAGCTGGATGAATTGCTGCCGGCTTCCGCCGCAAAACAGCTCCGCGAGGAAGTTGAGATGGCGCGCGGGCTGTGCCCGGATTTCGATCCGGAAGCATTCCTCGGCGGCAGCATGACGCCGGTCTATTTCGGCAGTGCGGTGAACAATTTCGGCGTTCGGGAACTGCTTGGCGGCGTTGCGCGCTACGCTCCGCCGCCGCGTCCGCAGGCGACGAAAACGCGCGAAGTGACGCCGGCGGAGAAAAAGGTCTCGGCATTCATCTTCAAGATCCAGGCAAACATGGATCCGAAGCATCGGGATCGCATTGCCTTCGCCCGGATCTGCTCCGGCCATTTCAAACGCGGCGCCAAGCTGAAGCATGTCCGCAGCGGCAAGCTGATGAACATCCACAATCCGGTGATGTTCCTGGCCCAGGACCGTGAAATCGCGGACGAAGCCTGGCCGGGCGACATCATCGGCATCCCGAACCACGGCAATCTGCGGATCGGCGATGCACTGACCGAGGGCGAGGATCTCCAGTTCAACGGCATTCCGAGTTTCGCGCCGGAACTACTGCAACGGGTTCGGCCGACCGACCCTCTGCGGGCGAAGCATCTCGAGAAGGCAGTGGTCCAGCTGGCGGAAGAGGGGGCTGCGAAGGCCTTCAAGACCCGGATCGGCGGTAGCTGGATTGTCGGCGTGGTCGGTGCGCTGCAATTCGAAGTGCTGGCGGACCGGATTCGCACCGAGTACGACGTGCCGGTGAGTTTCGAGACGGCCGGACTGTATACGGCGCGCTGGCTGGAAGCCGAAGACCCGGCGGAACTTAAGAAGTTCATCGAGGCGAACCAGGGCGATCTGGCCGACGACCACGACAACATGCCGGTCTTCATGGCCCGCAATGGCTGGCACCTACAGCACACGGCCGAGAACTGGCCGAAGATCAAGTTCCTGAAAGTGAAGGAGCAGATGGCCTAG
- a CDS encoding DUF1272 domain-containing protein, protein MLQLRPNCELCDRDLPPQSGDARICSYECTYCVECVETTLFNVCPTCGGGFVPRPIRPLKAWRPERMLGLENHPASDKRIHSTYTRAEIDAHVARIRDIAPEDR, encoded by the coding sequence ATGCTCCAACTCCGGCCAAATTGTGAGCTTTGCGATCGAGATCTGCCGCCGCAATCCGGGGATGCGCGGATCTGCTCCTATGAATGTACCTACTGCGTCGAATGTGTTGAAACCACGCTTTTCAATGTCTGCCCGACCTGTGGCGGCGGTTTCGTGCCGCGCCCTATACGGCCTTTGAAGGCGTGGAGACCGGAGAGGATGCTTGGTCTTGAGAATCATCCCGCATCCGATAAGCGGATTCACTCCACATACACTCGCGCTGAAATCGACGCCCACGTTGCCCGGATCAGGGATATAGCCCCGGAAGATCGCTGA
- a CDS encoding mandelate racemase/muconate lactonizing enzyme family protein — translation MKIKSVDVIPLQIPFEDGSAGTGLMPTKWTTLEIVLVRIETEDGIVGWGDGFAYSCRRATMAAIEDMVAPLLIGREIDDVAALNLELQQRLHLHGRYGITMFAISAVDIALWDIAAKHERASLARLLAVRPRTALPAYASLMRYTDPDLVRSFAAKVVGEGYKTVKLHEISLDAIKAGRQGAGLETKLATDVNCNWSIEQAHEIMPHMRRLDLYWVEEPVFPPDDAETLGMLQAEYGVAIASGENACTSVEFARTAPHIKYLQPSVTKVGGVSEFLRVCDVAEEYGASVMPHAPYFGPGYWATIQLMAAREICEQFEHLYIEPEAYLDPSIPLPSNGTVQVPDRPGIGFEPDPEMIERFRI, via the coding sequence ATGAAAATCAAGTCAGTCGACGTCATTCCCCTGCAAATTCCATTCGAGGATGGGAGCGCCGGAACCGGCCTGATGCCGACCAAATGGACCACACTCGAGATCGTGCTTGTCCGGATAGAAACGGAAGACGGCATTGTCGGATGGGGCGACGGTTTCGCTTATTCCTGCCGCCGGGCAACGATGGCGGCCATCGAGGATATGGTCGCCCCCCTGCTCATTGGCCGGGAGATAGACGATGTCGCCGCACTGAACTTGGAATTGCAGCAACGCCTGCATCTGCATGGCCGCTATGGCATCACCATGTTCGCAATATCCGCAGTCGATATCGCGCTTTGGGATATCGCGGCGAAGCATGAAAGGGCGTCTCTTGCCAGACTGCTGGCAGTGCGGCCGAGAACCGCGTTGCCCGCCTATGCCAGCCTCATGCGGTATACGGACCCGGACCTTGTTCGGTCCTTCGCGGCCAAGGTTGTCGGCGAAGGCTACAAGACCGTCAAACTGCACGAGATTTCGCTCGACGCCATCAAGGCAGGTCGCCAGGGCGCCGGGCTAGAGACCAAGCTTGCAACCGACGTGAACTGCAACTGGTCGATTGAGCAGGCACACGAAATCATGCCGCATATGCGGCGTCTGGACCTTTACTGGGTTGAGGAACCGGTGTTTCCGCCGGATGACGCGGAAACTCTGGGAATGTTGCAGGCGGAATACGGTGTGGCCATCGCCAGTGGCGAGAATGCCTGCACCTCGGTAGAGTTCGCCCGTACCGCGCCACATATCAAGTACCTGCAGCCGAGTGTTACCAAAGTAGGCGGTGTCAGCGAGTTCCTGAGGGTCTGCGACGTTGCCGAGGAATACGGCGCGTCGGTGATGCCGCATGCGCCCTATTTCGGTCCGGGTTACTGGGCCACGATCCAGCTCATGGCCGCGCGCGAGATCTGCGAGCAGTTCGAGCATCTATATATCGAGCCCGAGGCCTATCTCGATCCGTCGATCCCACTTCCGTCCAACGGTACTGTGCAGGTTCCGGACAGACCGGGCATCGGCTTCGAGCCTGATCCGGAAATGATTGAGCGGTTCAGGATCTAG
- a CDS encoding adenylate/guanylate cyclase domain-containing protein, whose product MPDKLTTSSHRITIRTLLLRDIGGLFLIALGAVLAVTLYFGNQGGLAVVRENANATISSIKQTLTAHIRPALKAAEFVGQYAMPDGAPMSPAAEDMAKIALYMQPHIRGLVFIWNDGPIEWIASDGRRGARAIAPGSIEERAVRDARMIGESYLAAAVYSEGAGLTLISARSPIFDEDGSYIGVAAAAISPLDISVFLRDADIAGGAVFVLDQKDRLLAHPILTDPSMKTLMSKKKPLLTATELGDPVLAALLDPDRRESGTLDKTTGTEYWTVTVGGTDYVALTQRVSVTRGNSYTVGMYVDQSASSYNDMVRYLTYGAIAGLIVMGLAMLRLRQLAERIRLPVTELASASNAIAKLDLETVPMIRGNPVREFNDAADAFNAMIAGLAQFRVYVPRSLVMEIMRERGSQGVRSVEREVTVLFSDIVGFTGISQKHPPDEVVDMLNAHFTLMNNAIEAEGGNIDKYTGDSVMAFWGAPAERPDHAAAGMRAARRIASLIREDNQRRADQGMEQIHIRIGIATGTAIVGNIGAPDRINYTIVGDTVNVANRLEQLGKQIAPEADICALVAAETARSAGNPENISNVGLFELRGRTGAVQVFRLNLEADPA is encoded by the coding sequence ATGCCGGACAAGCTGACAACGTCCAGCCACAGGATTACCATTCGCACCCTGTTGCTGCGCGATATAGGCGGATTGTTCCTGATAGCGCTCGGGGCGGTGCTGGCCGTCACGCTCTATTTTGGTAATCAGGGCGGGCTGGCTGTGGTTAGGGAAAATGCCAACGCCACCATCAGTTCAATCAAGCAGACATTAACTGCCCATATTCGGCCCGCGTTGAAGGCTGCCGAATTTGTCGGCCAATACGCAATGCCTGATGGTGCTCCAATGAGCCCCGCCGCCGAGGACATGGCCAAGATTGCACTCTACATGCAGCCACATATCCGGGGCTTGGTTTTCATCTGGAATGACGGACCTATAGAATGGATTGCATCCGATGGGCGAAGGGGCGCGCGCGCCATCGCTCCAGGGTCGATCGAAGAGAGAGCGGTTCGAGACGCCCGTATGATCGGGGAGTCCTATCTTGCGGCAGCGGTTTATTCCGAAGGCGCGGGACTGACCTTGATCAGTGCGCGCAGTCCGATTTTTGACGAGGACGGCAGCTATATTGGAGTCGCCGCAGCGGCGATTTCACCTCTGGATATTTCAGTGTTCCTCCGGGATGCCGACATTGCAGGCGGTGCCGTCTTCGTGCTGGACCAAAAGGACCGTCTCCTCGCCCACCCCATCCTGACGGACCCCAGCATGAAGACGCTGATGTCCAAGAAAAAGCCGCTGTTGACTGCAACCGAGCTTGGAGATCCGGTACTGGCTGCCTTGCTTGATCCTGACCGCCGCGAGTCCGGAACATTGGACAAGACCACGGGCACCGAATACTGGACCGTAACGGTAGGCGGCACAGACTATGTCGCATTGACTCAGAGAGTCTCCGTGACGCGCGGCAACAGCTACACAGTCGGAATGTATGTCGATCAGTCAGCAAGCAGCTATAACGACATGGTGCGCTATTTGACCTACGGAGCGATTGCGGGGCTGATCGTCATGGGCTTGGCAATGCTAAGGCTCAGGCAACTGGCTGAACGGATCCGCCTCCCCGTCACGGAGTTGGCGTCCGCTTCGAACGCCATTGCCAAGCTCGACCTTGAAACCGTTCCGATGATTCGCGGGAATCCGGTGCGGGAATTCAATGATGCGGCGGACGCCTTCAACGCGATGATCGCCGGTCTGGCGCAGTTCCGGGTCTATGTACCCCGCTCACTCGTTATGGAAATTATGAGGGAGCGCGGAAGTCAGGGTGTGCGATCCGTTGAACGGGAGGTGACGGTCCTGTTTTCTGACATTGTTGGCTTCACCGGTATCTCGCAAAAACATCCGCCGGATGAGGTCGTCGATATGCTCAACGCCCATTTCACACTTATGAACAATGCCATCGAAGCGGAAGGCGGCAATATCGACAAATATACCGGCGACAGCGTGATGGCATTCTGGGGGGCGCCAGCTGAGCGACCGGACCATGCTGCGGCCGGCATGCGGGCCGCAAGACGCATCGCGAGCCTGATCAGGGAGGATAACCAGAGGCGCGCGGATCAGGGCATGGAGCAAATTCATATTCGGATAGGGATTGCAACGGGCACTGCGATCGTCGGCAATATCGGTGCGCCGGACCGAATCAATTACACGATCGTCGGCGATACGGTGAACGTGGCCAACCGTTTGGAGCAACTGGGAAAACAAATCGCCCCAGAAGCTGATATCTGCGCTCTTGTAGCAGCAGAAACGGCGAGATCGGCCGGGAACCCGGAGAACATATCAAATGTCGGCCTCTTCGAGCTGCGTGGTCGCACCGGGGCTGTGCAGGTATTCCGGCTAAACCTTGAGGCTGACCCAGCTTAG
- a CDS encoding P1 family peptidase: MQPGKLNLITDVPGLRVGNADDERLRSGVTVLVPDGEMVASVDSRGGGTGSREFDLLRPEATVQSVNAIVLSGGSAFGLDSAGGVMAGLREKGIGYRAGASIVPIVPAAILFDLNNGGDKNWGDASPYPTLGRTAYEAASDDFRLGNAGAGFGANAGGYKGGLGSASVRVADDGPTVGALVAVNAVGAVTYPTSGAFFAWASEAAGEFGGVMPVSEDRGSAVDMPKLAGPRENTTIGIVATDAALTKSQCRQFAIMAHQGLTRAIRPANTPFDGDVVFGVSTGIRPLADPVRDLATLGAHAADCLARAVARGVFEAESQGQSVSYREKFGFPCRTS; this comes from the coding sequence GTGCAACCGGGGAAACTCAATCTCATCACCGATGTTCCGGGACTCCGGGTGGGCAATGCCGATGACGAGCGTTTGCGGAGCGGCGTCACAGTATTGGTGCCAGATGGGGAGATGGTTGCCTCGGTTGATTCGCGTGGCGGCGGGACCGGATCGCGCGAATTCGACCTGTTGCGTCCGGAAGCGACGGTTCAGAGCGTGAACGCCATTGTGTTGAGTGGCGGATCAGCCTTCGGTCTCGACTCTGCAGGCGGCGTTATGGCGGGCCTACGGGAAAAAGGCATCGGATATCGGGCCGGCGCCTCGATCGTGCCCATCGTTCCGGCCGCTATACTCTTTGATCTCAATAACGGCGGTGACAAGAACTGGGGAGACGCATCGCCTTACCCAACTCTTGGCCGCACGGCCTATGAAGCAGCGTCCGATGATTTCAGGCTCGGCAATGCAGGCGCCGGATTTGGTGCGAATGCCGGTGGGTATAAAGGCGGTCTCGGCAGTGCCTCGGTTCGGGTTGCCGATGACGGACCGACAGTTGGCGCGCTGGTTGCCGTAAACGCGGTCGGCGCTGTCACTTATCCTACATCCGGTGCGTTCTTCGCATGGGCTTCCGAAGCGGCTGGTGAATTCGGGGGCGTTATGCCGGTTTCCGAGGACAGAGGCAGTGCCGTTGACATGCCTAAGCTCGCGGGCCCGAGGGAGAACACCACGATCGGCATCGTCGCGACCGACGCTGCGCTGACCAAATCCCAGTGCAGGCAGTTCGCCATCATGGCGCACCAGGGGCTGACCCGCGCCATTCGGCCTGCCAACACGCCGTTCGACGGAGACGTGGTCTTTGGCGTTTCCACCGGTATCCGTCCCCTCGCCGATCCGGTACGCGATCTTGCGACGCTTGGCGCACACGCCGCGGATTGCCTGGCCCGTGCGGTAGCGCGCGGGGTCTTTGAAGCCGAGAGTCAGGGACAGTCTGTCAGTTACCGGGAAAAGTTTGGATTTCCATGCCGGACAAGCTGA
- a CDS encoding acyl-CoA synthetase, translating to MSIFETGLERNRANYAALTPSDFLERAGATFPEKTAIIHGDLRRSYGDFLNRCRRLADALRKRGIGHGDAVSVLAPNTPAMLESHYGIPMAGAVLNAINTRLDAATISFILGHAESKLVLVDKEFAPVMEQALAQIDNPPPVIWIDDPLAEGGKPLGEKEYEELLSEAEPAPDWPRPTDEWQSMSLNYTSGTTGNPKGVVYHHRGAYLNAMGNAIAFGLTSGSRYLWTLPMFHCNGWTYTWGVTAVGGTHVCLRKVDPALIFEQIAEQGVSHMCAAPIVLTMLIHAPAEQKKAFSQRVNIATGGAAPPSAVISAMETMGFSVTHLYGLTETYGPSTICAWPPEWDELDLDAKAQRMARQGVYYPTLEGMRVSNPDTGEAVPADSETIGELCLRGNTVMKGYLKNPKATAEALGDGWFRTGDLAVLHPDGYAEVKDRSKDIIISGGENISSLEVEEVLYKHPKIMEAAVVAKPDDKWGETPCAFVTAAPGAGEIGAEEITAWCREHMASYKMPRTIIFGDLPKTSTGKIQKFVLRERAKDL from the coding sequence ATGTCGATCTTTGAAACGGGACTTGAGAGAAATCGGGCGAACTATGCGGCGTTGACGCCATCCGATTTTCTGGAGCGCGCGGGTGCAACATTTCCCGAAAAAACGGCCATTATCCATGGCGACCTGCGCCGCAGCTATGGCGATTTCCTGAACCGTTGCCGCCGATTAGCCGATGCATTGCGGAAGCGCGGCATCGGACATGGCGATGCGGTTTCCGTTCTTGCTCCCAACACACCGGCGATGCTCGAATCGCACTATGGTATTCCCATGGCGGGCGCGGTGCTGAATGCCATCAACACCCGTCTCGATGCCGCGACCATCTCCTTTATCCTTGGCCATGCCGAGTCAAAGCTGGTGCTGGTGGACAAGGAGTTCGCGCCGGTGATGGAACAGGCGCTGGCGCAAATCGACAACCCGCCGCCGGTAATCTGGATCGACGATCCGCTGGCAGAAGGCGGCAAGCCGCTCGGCGAGAAGGAATACGAAGAACTGCTCTCCGAGGCCGAGCCTGCGCCGGACTGGCCGCGGCCCACGGATGAGTGGCAATCCATGTCGCTCAATTACACATCCGGGACAACCGGCAACCCGAAAGGCGTGGTCTACCACCATCGCGGCGCCTATCTGAACGCCATGGGCAATGCCATTGCCTTCGGTCTAACCTCAGGGAGCCGCTATCTCTGGACGCTGCCGATGTTCCACTGCAACGGCTGGACCTACACCTGGGGGGTAACCGCGGTCGGCGGCACGCATGTCTGCCTGAGAAAGGTCGATCCGGCGCTGATCTTCGAGCAGATCGCAGAGCAAGGCGTCAGTCATATGTGCGCGGCACCGATTGTGCTGACCATGCTGATTCATGCCCCGGCGGAACAGAAGAAAGCGTTCTCCCAGCGCGTAAACATCGCCACCGGCGGCGCCGCACCACCGAGTGCGGTCATCTCCGCCATGGAGACGATGGGCTTTTCGGTTACCCATCTCTATGGCCTGACCGAAACCTACGGCCCATCGACGATCTGTGCCTGGCCTCCCGAATGGGATGAACTCGACCTGGACGCGAAAGCTCAGCGCATGGCCCGGCAGGGCGTTTACTATCCGACCCTGGAAGGCATGCGGGTAAGTAATCCGGATACCGGCGAAGCCGTGCCGGCGGATAGCGAAACCATTGGCGAGCTCTGCCTGCGCGGCAACACCGTGATGAAGGGTTATCTGAAAAACCCGAAAGCCACGGCGGAGGCGCTGGGCGACGGCTGGTTCCGGACCGGCGATCTTGCGGTGTTGCACCCCGATGGCTATGCCGAGGTCAAGGACCGCTCAAAGGACATCATCATTTCCGGCGGCGAGAACATCTCCTCTCTCGAGGTCGAGGAGGTGCTCTACAAGCATCCTAAAATCATGGAAGCCGCCGTGGTCGCCAAGCCTGACGATAAATGGGGCGAGACACCTTGCGCTTTTGTCACGGCTGCACCGGGCGCCGGGGAGATCGGCGCGGAAGAGATAACGGCCTGGTGCCGTGAGCATATGGCATCCTACAAGATGCCGCGGACGATCATCTTTGGTGACCTGCCCAAGACGTCTACCGGCAAGATCCAGAAATTCGTTTTGCGGGAACGGGCGAAAGACCTCTAA
- a CDS encoding oxidoreductase: MLDEPLHLPCGAVLKNRIAKAAMSDDLGDGQGSPTDSQQRLYALWADGGAAMSLVGEVQIGPWAPENYGNLVLEPLGETEQFRGLSDAATANGAHFWAQLGHAGALAVPVSGPAKAPSAIDVSGIHAVEMTSDEVEALPAAYAQAALNARSVGFTGVEIHAAHGFLLNQFLSPLFNRRTDRWGGSARRRALLLIEIIAAVRAAAGPGFPVAVKINATDQLAGGIEEAEALDLVSMLDETDIDLIDISGGAYFPGAAAASDGTKAGPYFLDFARLARARTGKPLMTAGGFKKRMEAEEAVSSGAVDIVGLARALAIDPALPGKWLSKSGEEPVFPRFAVTPPGGVTAWYTERLHQWGSLGAIEEERSIEGALAQVERRKEANAVLWRKRFRAVL, encoded by the coding sequence ATGCTGGATGAACCGCTGCATCTTCCCTGCGGCGCGGTCCTGAAGAACCGTATCGCCAAGGCTGCCATGTCCGACGATCTCGGCGACGGTCAAGGCTCTCCGACAGATTCCCAGCAGAGGCTGTATGCACTTTGGGCCGATGGCGGTGCTGCGATGTCTCTGGTCGGCGAAGTCCAGATAGGACCGTGGGCGCCGGAGAATTACGGGAACCTTGTTCTTGAACCCCTGGGTGAAACAGAACAGTTTCGCGGCCTGTCCGACGCGGCGACCGCAAACGGGGCTCATTTCTGGGCACAACTCGGTCACGCCGGCGCTCTGGCGGTGCCGGTTTCCGGTCCCGCGAAAGCGCCGTCGGCGATCGACGTGTCCGGCATTCATGCCGTCGAAATGACGTCTGATGAGGTCGAGGCGCTTCCTGCCGCCTATGCACAAGCGGCGCTGAACGCCCGGTCCGTCGGTTTTACCGGGGTCGAAATTCATGCGGCACATGGGTTCTTGCTCAACCAGTTCTTGTCCCCGCTTTTCAATCGCAGAACCGACCGTTGGGGTGGCTCTGCCAGGCGGCGGGCCTTGTTATTAATTGAGATTATTGCCGCGGTTCGCGCTGCCGCCGGTCCTGGCTTCCCAGTGGCCGTCAAGATTAATGCAACCGATCAGCTCGCCGGCGGTATCGAGGAGGCGGAGGCGCTCGATCTCGTTTCGATGCTGGACGAGACCGATATTGACCTGATCGATATCAGCGGCGGTGCCTATTTCCCCGGAGCGGCTGCTGCAAGTGACGGCACCAAGGCCGGGCCGTACTTCCTCGACTTCGCCCGGTTGGCCCGCGCGCGCACGGGGAAGCCGCTGATGACGGCGGGTGGTTTCAAGAAACGGATGGAAGCGGAAGAGGCGGTGTCGTCCGGTGCCGTTGACATTGTAGGACTGGCCAGAGCCCTTGCAATCGATCCGGCGCTACCTGGAAAATGGTTGAGTAAGTCTGGGGAAGAGCCTGTATTTCCAAGATTTGCCGTGACGCCGCCTGGTGGCGTCACGGCATGGTATACAGAACGGCTGCACCAATGGGGGAGCCTCGGCGCAATAGAGGAGGAGCGCTCAATTGAAGGTGCTCTGGCGCAAGTCGAGCGCCGCAAGGAAGCCAATGCCGTACTCTGGCGGAAACGTTTCCGAGCAGTGCTCTAG
- a CDS encoding DUF4197 domain-containing protein, with protein MPAIKRLYSRRNLLGASVLVTALIAASTVKAQTDLFGTAKGLLNSLGGSGQAGSGSIGLDNETIFAGLKEALSVGTEKIVSQLSAANGYFGDSAIHIPLPESLQTAGKFLDKAGFGALADDLELRMNRAAEAAAPEAGEIFSDAISSMSLEDVKAIYEGPDDSATRWFQQRTSETLTARFTPVVERSMSEVGVVRSYDAFVGQYAKIPFVPDAKAELSTHVVGKALEGLFHYLAIEEKAIRTDPVARSTDLLKKVFGG; from the coding sequence ATGCCAGCGATTAAGCGCCTGTATTCCCGCCGCAACCTCCTTGGTGCCTCTGTTCTCGTAACAGCCTTGATCGCCGCGAGCACGGTCAAGGCCCAAACCGATTTATTCGGGACGGCAAAGGGGCTTTTGAACTCCTTGGGCGGTAGTGGCCAGGCCGGATCAGGATCGATAGGCCTGGATAACGAGACCATCTTTGCCGGGCTGAAGGAGGCGCTCAGCGTCGGTACAGAGAAGATCGTCTCCCAGTTAAGCGCAGCGAACGGTTATTTCGGCGACAGCGCCATCCATATTCCGCTCCCGGAAAGCCTGCAGACCGCGGGAAAATTCCTGGATAAGGCCGGTTTCGGCGCCCTTGCGGACGATCTGGAACTGCGGATGAACCGGGCAGCTGAGGCCGCCGCGCCGGAGGCTGGAGAGATTTTCTCCGACGCTATTTCATCGATGAGCCTTGAGGATGTGAAAGCCATCTATGAGGGGCCGGACGATTCCGCCACACGCTGGTTCCAGCAACGGACCAGCGAGACACTGACCGCGCGTTTTACCCCCGTTGTCGAACGCTCGATGTCGGAAGTCGGTGTGGTGCGGAGCTACGACGCCTTCGTCGGGCAGTATGCGAAGATACCGTTCGTTCCGGATGCAAAGGCTGAATTGTCGACGCACGTGGTTGGCAAGGCCCTGGAGGGGCTCTTTCATTACCTCGCGATAGAGGAAAAGGCGATCAGAACAGACCCCGTGGCCCGCTCGACGGATCTGCTTAAGAAGGTCTTCGGCGGTTAG